A region of Thermococcus argininiproducens DNA encodes the following proteins:
- a CDS encoding ABC transporter substrate-binding protein: MSRKMSFGGVLILVLLGAIVSGCIGGEKTTTPTTTEQVTLTWLSTQLNPPEERAFVQEQLLTEFKDQTGIEVNFIPISYSDMATRLEAEEQTGEVTINLIADLHGGLDFFASKGWLEDLSGKTLEGRTFISTFEKYATIGGKKVYIPWMSATYVMVVNKKAFEYLPDGLTQEDVMKGTEKWTYDALLEWAKNLKEATGQPQLGFPAGPKGLLHRFLHGYIYPSFTGYQAKNFDSPEAVEMWKYLRDLWQYVNPASTTWDAMGEPLLRGEVLIAWDHTARIKNAIETNPDQFVVVPVPRGPKGRGFILVVAGLAIPKGAPNADEAWKLIDYLTKPETQVKILENVGFFPTVQEATGAIPSGPLKILAEGVAAQSATPDAVVAMIPNLGEKGGQFTNAYRTAFERIVLKGEDPEAVVKELGPQVRKLFEEMGQEIP; encoded by the coding sequence ATGAGCCGAAAGATGAGTTTTGGAGGAGTTTTAATTTTAGTTCTTTTGGGAGCAATAGTAAGTGGATGCATTGGGGGAGAAAAGACCACTACACCAACAACTACTGAGCAAGTTACATTAACTTGGCTTTCAACACAACTGAACCCCCCAGAAGAGAGAGCTTTTGTGCAAGAGCAGTTGCTCACAGAATTTAAAGATCAAACTGGAATTGAGGTAAACTTTATACCCATAAGTTATTCCGATATGGCCACAAGACTTGAGGCTGAAGAACAGACTGGAGAAGTCACAATTAATCTTATCGCTGATCTCCACGGTGGACTCGACTTCTTTGCATCAAAAGGTTGGCTTGAAGACCTAAGTGGAAAAACTCTCGAAGGAAGAACCTTCATAAGCACCTTTGAGAAATATGCAACAATTGGAGGAAAGAAGGTTTACATACCATGGATGAGCGCTACCTATGTTATGGTTGTTAATAAAAAGGCTTTTGAATACCTCCCAGACGGCCTTACCCAGGAAGATGTAATGAAAGGAACCGAGAAATGGACATATGATGCTCTTCTTGAATGGGCTAAGAACCTAAAAGAAGCCACTGGACAACCACAACTTGGCTTCCCTGCTGGGCCAAAGGGGCTCTTACACAGATTCCTTCATGGATATATCTATCCAAGCTTTACTGGATACCAAGCAAAGAACTTTGACAGTCCAGAGGCTGTGGAAATGTGGAAGTATCTCAGAGATCTTTGGCAATACGTTAATCCAGCAAGCACCACATGGGATGCCATGGGTGAACCACTCCTTAGAGGAGAAGTTTTAATTGCATGGGACCACACTGCAAGAATTAAGAACGCAATCGAGACTAATCCAGACCAATTTGTAGTGGTTCCAGTTCCAAGGGGACCAAAAGGAAGAGGATTTATCCTTGTAGTCGCTGGATTAGCAATTCCAAAAGGTGCTCCAAACGCTGATGAAGCTTGGAAGCTTATTGATTATCTCACAAAACCAGAAACCCAGGTGAAGATCCTCGAGAACGTTGGATTCTTCCCAACAGTTCAAGAAGCCACTGGGGCGATCCCATCAGGACCCCTTAAGATTCTCGCAGAGGGTGTTGCAGCACAATCAGCCACACCCGATGCCGTTGTGGCTATGATACCTAACCTCGGTGAAAAGGGAGGACAGTTCACAAACGCCTATAGAACCGCCTTTGAGAGGATCGTACTTAAAGGCGAAGATCCAGAAGCGGTCGTGAAGGAACTTGGTCCACAAGTCCGCAAGCTCTTCGAAGAAATGGGACAAGAAATACCATGA
- a CDS encoding MFS transporter yields the protein MLGGYNRDAKLLIAANAAGQLFLQFSIFIMPFYLSALGYGMDQMGIFFSIQTFVGGVFFLFAGQVSLKLGYKKTLILGAFLGLLGRVLQVLAINFYVLALGFFLVGANMGIRQPNFYALLSEEVGEKLRHHAFSISFGIGTILNAVGVLIAGFAPNFLIETFGITSELAYRLVIALALLQFALVIPVLIIISDVPVKNPHINWRKELVVKILKFSLPSAMIGLGAGITIPYMSLYFNLRFGQTLAVISGVFFAQQLVMGFGSFVLPKLVDRIGPVKTIAVFQSIAALLFGVFPSIGLFLLAAAIYIIRSILMNIVWPINDAFMMGFFTTEEKATAAGIRRAFSTFMRGLGNYIGGILFSLSLSYPFYTTATLYVTATLIFYLFFARYNKV from the coding sequence ATGCTTGGAGGGTACAACAGAGACGCAAAGCTCCTAATAGCTGCTAATGCAGCAGGCCAGTTGTTTCTTCAATTCTCGATTTTCATAATGCCATTTTATCTCAGCGCTTTGGGATATGGGATGGATCAGATGGGAATCTTCTTCTCAATTCAGACTTTTGTTGGTGGGGTCTTCTTTTTGTTTGCTGGTCAAGTCTCTCTAAAATTGGGATATAAGAAGACTCTGATCCTTGGAGCATTTCTGGGTCTTTTAGGAAGAGTACTTCAAGTTTTGGCTATTAATTTCTACGTTCTTGCATTAGGGTTTTTCTTGGTTGGTGCTAATATGGGGATAAGGCAACCTAATTTCTATGCTTTATTAAGTGAAGAGGTAGGAGAAAAACTTAGACACCATGCATTTTCAATAAGTTTTGGCATTGGGACAATCTTGAATGCTGTGGGAGTTCTTATTGCAGGCTTTGCTCCTAATTTTCTTATAGAAACTTTTGGCATAACCTCGGAACTCGCATATAGGCTTGTTATAGCTCTGGCATTGCTTCAATTTGCTCTTGTAATTCCAGTTCTTATAATAATTAGTGATGTTCCAGTAAAAAATCCGCATATAAATTGGAGAAAAGAACTTGTAGTAAAAATTCTCAAATTCTCACTCCCTTCGGCTATGATTGGTTTGGGTGCAGGGATAACAATTCCTTATATGAGTCTCTATTTTAATCTTCGTTTTGGGCAAACATTAGCCGTTATAAGTGGAGTCTTCTTTGCTCAGCAACTTGTTATGGGTTTTGGTTCCTTTGTTCTCCCAAAACTTGTGGACAGAATTGGGCCGGTAAAAACAATTGCAGTTTTTCAAAGCATTGCAGCCCTCCTATTTGGGGTTTTCCCATCGATAGGTCTTTTCTTGCTCGCTGCTGCTATCTATATCATAAGATCAATTCTAATGAATATAGTCTGGCCAATAAATGATGCTTTTATGATGGGTTTCTTCACAACAGAAGAAAAAGCAACAGCTGCAGGTATTAGACGGGCATTTTCAACATTTATGAGGGGATTGGGGAACTACATTGGAGGCATTCTTTTCTCCCTCTCTCTAAGTTATCCTTTCTATACAACAGCAACTCTTTACGTTACTGCCACCCTAATCTTTTATCTCTTCTTTGCTAGGTATAACAAAGTTTGA
- a CDS encoding DUF3226 domain-containing protein, which translates to MIIITGNKYENILREKNSEKILFPEYGKNRDTLQAFVASLKGDEIIVTASLELIDLILRRFRGEEHILIHSNSEKALNFKIAYQLRKYLDFDLRGGEIKENERVSILLCEGKTDSKFFKASYKKIFGFRESRKVPENLKFIEKLFERDNYELIKKENSYLGIIPSEGNAGVIRNLGNFLRAMDVFNFHVEKIGVAIDIDESEKAVLESIKGKLSTFGYEATQEGFKVEKTLIIPLLIGAKIDLGPCVEWQKPAVEDFMLAILEEDQTFKKLERAINILCIDLKRKLKPKEVIYLTMAAKKFWGNLEGFYEMSIMRTPRWKVEKVLKKSGLYENMKALLPSPTVLFEQNV; encoded by the coding sequence ATGATAATAATAACTGGAAACAAGTATGAAAACATTCTAAGAGAGAAAAACTCTGAAAAAATACTCTTTCCCGAATACGGAAAAAATAGAGACACTCTCCAAGCCTTTGTTGCAAGTCTTAAAGGAGATGAAATAATAGTAACCGCAAGCTTGGAACTTATTGACCTCATTCTAAGAAGGTTTAGAGGAGAAGAACACATTCTAATACACTCCAACAGTGAAAAGGCCCTCAACTTTAAAATAGCTTACCAATTGAGAAAATACCTAGACTTCGACTTGAGAGGAGGGGAAATAAAAGAAAATGAACGAGTAAGTATTCTCTTGTGTGAGGGTAAAACTGATTCAAAATTCTTCAAAGCAAGCTACAAAAAGATTTTTGGATTCCGAGAAAGTCGAAAAGTCCCAGAAAACCTTAAGTTTATTGAAAAACTCTTTGAACGAGATAACTATGAACTTATTAAGAAAGAAAACAGTTATCTAGGAATCATCCCAAGTGAAGGCAACGCTGGCGTAATCAGAAATTTAGGAAACTTTCTCAGAGCAATGGATGTTTTCAATTTCCATGTGGAAAAAATAGGGGTAGCAATAGATATAGACGAAAGTGAAAAAGCAGTGCTGGAATCAATAAAAGGGAAACTTTCTACTTTTGGTTATGAAGCCACTCAAGAAGGCTTTAAAGTTGAGAAAACATTAATAATCCCCCTCTTAATCGGGGCAAAAATAGACCTTGGGCCATGTGTGGAGTGGCAAAAACCTGCTGTTGAAGATTTTATGTTAGCGATTCTTGAAGAGGACCAGACTTTCAAAAAACTGGAAAGAGCAATTAATATACTATGCATAGACTTAAAACGAAAATTAAAGCCAAAGGAAGTTATTTATCTTACAATGGCTGCAAAAAAGTTCTGGGGAAATCTCGAAGGATTCTACGAGATGAGCATAATGAGAACTCCTAGGTGGAAAGTTGAAAAAGTGTTAAAGAAGAGTGGGCTTTATGAAAATATGAAGGCCTTATTGCCTTCGCCAACTGTTCTTTTTGAGCAAAACGTTTAA
- a CDS encoding Gfo/Idh/MocA family protein — MGKLKVGIIGCGNIFNLAHKNALKNLKEIKVTACMDIKEKKAKEAAKEFNTKFYTNLDEFLDLNLDVVEILTPTYTHAELAIKALKSGKHVIVEKPIALTSKQAKKMIKTAEKEDLHLLVGHTRRFDKRWIQIKEVIKKRNVLPMQIRKAEVQRLPFPETAWYWKPNKGGGVAIDLGVHVTDFLRWYFESEPIKILGIGKAIRKEAKINNTYDHFLMMIQFEGNKTGLAEVSWAYSYPARYGVFYHHLDVLGKNGRIRYTPLDTPVVGVVKSHFEMPRFSPLLSAFPEAFETELRHFFRVIIGQEEPVITANDALIALQMAETAIESAKKGDSLEFKGVVE; from the coding sequence ATGGGAAAGTTAAAAGTCGGGATAATAGGATGTGGGAACATTTTTAATTTGGCCCACAAAAATGCATTAAAAAATCTAAAAGAGATAAAAGTAACCGCATGCATGGATATCAAAGAGAAAAAAGCCAAAGAGGCTGCAAAAGAGTTTAACACAAAGTTTTATACTAATCTAGATGAGTTTCTTGATCTGAATTTGGATGTAGTTGAAATATTGACCCCAACTTATACACATGCAGAATTGGCTATAAAGGCCTTAAAAAGCGGAAAACATGTTATAGTTGAAAAGCCAATTGCTCTCACAAGTAAACAGGCAAAAAAGATGATTAAAACTGCTGAAAAAGAAGACCTACACCTTTTAGTTGGACACACAAGACGTTTCGACAAACGGTGGATACAAATAAAAGAAGTCATTAAAAAAAGGAACGTTCTTCCAATGCAAATAAGGAAAGCAGAGGTTCAGAGATTACCTTTTCCTGAGACTGCATGGTACTGGAAACCCAACAAAGGTGGAGGGGTGGCAATAGATTTAGGGGTTCATGTTACAGATTTCCTCCGCTGGTATTTTGAAAGTGAACCCATTAAGATTCTTGGAATTGGAAAAGCCATAAGAAAAGAAGCTAAAATAAACAATACATATGATCACTTTCTGATGATGATACAATTCGAAGGGAATAAGACCGGACTGGCAGAAGTAAGCTGGGCATATTCTTATCCAGCTCGATATGGAGTTTTCTACCATCATCTAGACGTATTAGGAAAAAACGGAAGGATAAGATATACTCCTTTAGACACTCCTGTAGTAGGGGTTGTAAAAAGTCACTTTGAAATGCCACGATTCTCACCATTACTCTCAGCTTTTCCAGAGGCATTTGAAACAGAATTAAGGCATTTCTTTAGAGTAATAATAGGCCAAGAAGAACCCGTGATAACAGCAAATGATGCGTTAATAGCACTTCAAATGGCAGAAACTGCAATAGAATCTGCAAAAAAAGGAGACTCTTTAGAGTTTAAGGGGGTGGTAGAATGA
- a CDS encoding carbohydrate ABC transporter permease, translating to MKIKSSYLPYFLVLPAFAYLLFFVGYPLVQALYIAFTQNGQLSLATVRKTFADPYFWEALKYTIALAGVIVPSQVGLALILALGVNRVFKGKDFTIYALTIPLTISDVAAGLIWYSMLSPSGFLNKLLLNIGIINNPIYFFGYQYRHMEFLAIVLAELWRATSIVFVIILAGLQMISREYLEAAEVFGADYWTRLKKIVIPLLKPSIQSALIIRTLFAMQIFGIVWILAGRDIPILAGEGFYRLTELKEYDVASIYALVIAGLSILLGALYIKFMKAEYLEVKR from the coding sequence ATGAAGATAAAATCATCCTACCTTCCTTATTTTTTAGTTTTACCGGCATTTGCATACCTATTGTTTTTTGTAGGGTATCCTCTTGTTCAAGCTTTGTATATTGCATTTACCCAAAACGGACAACTTTCTCTTGCAACTGTTAGAAAAACTTTTGCCGATCCCTACTTCTGGGAGGCCCTAAAATATACTATTGCTCTTGCGGGTGTGATTGTCCCAAGCCAAGTTGGATTGGCCTTAATTTTAGCTTTAGGTGTTAATAGAGTGTTTAAAGGTAAGGATTTTACAATCTACGCTCTTACAATCCCTCTTACTATAAGTGATGTTGCTGCCGGTTTGATATGGTATTCTATGCTCTCTCCAAGCGGATTTTTAAACAAACTTCTTCTAAATATTGGCATTATCAACAACCCAATATATTTTTTCGGTTATCAATACAGACATATGGAGTTTCTGGCTATTGTTTTAGCTGAACTCTGGAGAGCAACTTCAATAGTCTTTGTTATAATCCTTGCCGGACTTCAAATGATAAGTCGAGAGTACCTAGAAGCAGCAGAAGTATTTGGAGCAGACTATTGGACACGGCTAAAGAAGATAGTAATACCCCTCCTAAAACCAAGCATTCAAAGTGCTTTAATAATCAGAACACTTTTTGCAATGCAGATTTTTGGTATTGTATGGATACTTGCAGGAAGGGATATCCCCATACTGGCTGGAGAGGGATTTTATAGGCTAACAGAGCTCAAAGAGTATGATGTAGCATCAATCTATGCCCTAGTAATTGCCGGGCTGTCAATTCTCCTTGGAGCACTATATATTAAGTTCATGAAAGCTGAATACTTGGAGGTGAAAAGATGA
- a CDS encoding IS607 family transposase, whose protein sequence is MVVKEKLYTVKQASEILGVHPKTIQKWDREGKIKVIRTPGGRRRIPESEIKRLLGIKTQEGLIIGYARVSSHTQKDDLERQIKTIEEYARERGWQIQVLKDIGSGLNENRKNYRKLLELVAKGEVSKIIIPYPDRLTRFGFKTLEFFLQQYGAEVITIHEKDKTPREELIEDLITIISHFAGKLYGMRSHKYKKLKEGVKKLIEEVEG, encoded by the coding sequence ATGGTAGTAAAGGAGAAACTCTACACGGTCAAACAGGCGAGCGAAATACTCGGAGTTCATCCCAAAACAATCCAGAAATGGGATAGAGAAGGGAAAATCAAAGTCATCAGAACGCCCGGTGGGCGGAGAAGAATACCAGAGAGCGAGATAAAACGACTCCTCGGAATAAAAACCCAAGAAGGCCTCATCATCGGCTATGCAAGAGTCTCCAGCCACACACAAAAGGACGATTTAGAACGACAAATTAAGACGATAGAGGAGTATGCAAGAGAAAGAGGGTGGCAAATCCAAGTCCTCAAAGACATTGGCTCAGGATTGAACGAGAACAGGAAAAACTACCGCAAACTCCTCGAATTAGTCGCCAAAGGAGAAGTCTCCAAAATCATCATCCCTTACCCCGACAGGCTCACCCGTTTTGGGTTTAAAACACTTGAATTCTTCCTCCAGCAATACGGTGCAGAAGTAATCACGATTCACGAGAAGGATAAAACACCAAGAGAAGAACTCATTGAGGATTTAATAACCATAATCAGCCACTTTGCTGGAAAACTCTACGGAATGCGTTCACACAAGTACAAAAAACTCAAGGAAGGCGTGAAAAAACTAATCGAGGAGGTTGAGGGTTGA
- a CDS encoding transposase, with amino-acid sequence MKVVLTYKMTHEWNVQELLTEYQKLLQRAIDEIWANTTWKEKKVKHCYSIGKRRYKYYETTRLIPYFPNTKEFKKKLRDELLKNWSFAKHYADSAIKAAYSILESWRQNYLKGRRKRRKPVVKRKFVRVKTTLMRVEGSKIRITVRPREEYLKLDYSGEWFYERIKDWKVGELIIRENDVYLTFSKEVEFNGRVKIGIDSNLMSLDVYHPERGWIKVDLSELHKIAETYDGIIDKLKSIQRKAPKRIGILLKKYYTRRRNRIEDFLNKLTVQLSREFPDALFVFEDLNKFKMFNGNGRKFNRKLSRSTWSKIAQKLSYRVPIEFVNPANTSSTCPTCGSKLESRNGLVVCRCGFKSDRQFLGAFNVFVRDLGSP; translated from the coding sequence TTGAAAGTCGTCCTCACATACAAGATGACGCACGAGTGGAACGTTCAGGAACTCCTCACCGAGTACCAAAAACTCCTTCAGCGGGCGATTGACGAGATTTGGGCGAACACAACTTGGAAGGAAAAGAAAGTCAAACACTGCTACTCTATAGGAAAGAGAAGATACAAGTATTACGAAACAACTCGCTTAATCCCTTACTTCCCAAATACAAAAGAGTTCAAGAAGAAATTAAGGGACGAACTTCTCAAGAACTGGTCTTTCGCCAAACACTATGCTGATTCGGCGATAAAAGCAGCCTACTCAATCCTTGAGAGCTGGAGGCAGAATTATCTCAAGGGAAGGAGGAAGAGAAGGAAACCAGTAGTTAAGAGGAAGTTCGTGCGAGTTAAAACTACCCTGATGAGAGTTGAAGGTTCAAAAATCAGAATAACGGTTAGACCAAGGGAAGAATACCTCAAACTCGATTATTCTGGCGAGTGGTTCTATGAGAGGATTAAGGACTGGAAAGTTGGAGAGTTGATAATAAGGGAGAATGACGTTTACCTTACCTTTTCAAAGGAAGTGGAGTTTAACGGGCGGGTTAAAATCGGGATTGATAGTAACCTGATGAGTCTCGACGTTTACCACCCTGAACGTGGCTGGATTAAGGTGGACTTGAGCGAACTCCACAAGATTGCGGAAACCTACGATGGGATTATTGATAAACTCAAGAGTATTCAACGGAAGGCTCCGAAGAGGATTGGAATACTCTTAAAGAAATACTACACCCGCAGGAGGAACCGGATTGAGGATTTTCTCAACAAGCTGACAGTCCAATTATCGAGAGAGTTTCCCGATGCGCTTTTCGTCTTCGAGGATTTGAACAAGTTTAAAATGTTCAACGGGAATGGCAGGAAGTTCAACCGAAAGTTATCCCGCTCGACTTGGAGTAAAATCGCTCAAAAACTCTCTTACCGTGTTCCAATCGAGTTTGTGAATCCTGCTAACACTTCCTCCACCTGCCCGACGTGTGGGAGTAAGTTAGAGTCCCGAAACGGGCTGGTGGTTTGCAGGTGTGGTTTTAAATCAGATAGGCAGTTTCTCGGAGCGTTCAATGTTTTTGTGCGGGACTTGGGGTCGCCCTAA
- a CDS encoding glycosyltransferase, with the protein MKVIVGIPSYNNADTIQYVVKQAAEGLKKYFGGGLIVNSDGGSTDGTREVVMKTRVPEGVEVRSTIYKWPIPGKGSAMKEVLEIAKDEGADAIVFVDSDLRSITPEWIYKFAKPLEEGYHFVAPLYLRHKYDGTITNNIAYPMTASLYGYNVRQPIGGDFGISAEIIDVYLKDEEVWKRDVAKFGVDIFLTTTAIAEGFRIIQTALGVKIHDPKDPAASLGPMFNQVVGTLFMLMQKYEEKWKNVKELKEVPVFGKMEIVEPEHVNVTLELLEKKSRELFVENEEILKKALSEETFKEVKKALETFDFDDILWSHVLFDGAIAYKNGILQNVEPLMPLYFAKTADFVKKTKDMTTEEAEKLVLKRAEIFLREKDYLLERWGLSVVSF; encoded by the coding sequence ATGAAGGTCATCGTAGGAATCCCAAGTTATAACAACGCCGACACGATCCAGTATGTAGTTAAACAGGCCGCGGAAGGGTTAAAAAAGTACTTTGGTGGGGGTTTGATTGTCAATTCGGATGGTGGCAGTACTGATGGAACCAGAGAAGTTGTTATGAAGACTAGGGTTCCTGAGGGAGTAGAGGTAAGAAGTACTATTTATAAGTGGCCAATTCCCGGAAAAGGTAGTGCGATGAAGGAAGTACTTGAAATAGCAAAGGATGAGGGAGCAGATGCTATAGTATTTGTAGATAGTGATTTAAGAAGTATTACTCCAGAGTGGATTTATAAATTTGCTAAACCTCTGGAGGAGGGCTATCATTTTGTTGCTCCCCTTTATCTAAGGCATAAGTACGATGGGACAATCACAAACAATATAGCTTACCCAATGACAGCATCTCTCTATGGTTATAACGTTAGGCAACCAATAGGAGGAGACTTTGGAATCAGTGCGGAGATTATCGATGTTTATCTCAAAGATGAAGAAGTCTGGAAGAGGGATGTGGCAAAATTTGGAGTGGATATATTCTTAACAACTACCGCAATAGCAGAGGGATTTAGAATAATCCAAACTGCCTTGGGTGTTAAGATACATGATCCTAAAGATCCGGCAGCCTCTCTAGGCCCAATGTTTAATCAAGTTGTTGGGACACTTTTCATGTTGATGCAGAAGTATGAAGAGAAGTGGAAAAACGTAAAAGAGCTAAAGGAGGTCCCAGTTTTTGGTAAAATGGAGATTGTAGAGCCAGAACATGTTAACGTTACACTTGAACTTCTAGAAAAGAAATCAAGGGAACTTTTCGTGGAGAATGAGGAAATTCTAAAGAAGGCCCTTTCAGAGGAAACATTTAAAGAGGTTAAAAAGGCATTAGAGACCTTTGATTTCGATGATATTCTCTGGAGCCATGTTCTTTTTGATGGAGCAATAGCCTATAAAAATGGCATTCTACAAAATGTGGAGCCTTTAATGCCACTGTATTTTGCTAAAACTGCAGATTTCGTTAAGAAAACCAAAGACATGACAACGGAAGAAGCAGAAAAGCTTGTATTGAAGAGAGCAGAAATCTTCCTAAGAGAAAAGGACTATCTCCTAGAAAGATGGGGTCTGTCCGTCGTGAGTTTTTAG
- a CDS encoding Gfo/Idh/MocA family protein, with amino-acid sequence MINIGIISYAHPHALRYGTTFASNPKSRLYAISGDGSNSDVAKAESEKLKAKFYSNHEQLLRDKKVDAVYIAIETYRHKEIAIKAAEEGKHILLEKPIALTLKDADDIIKATKKADVKLMVPFNPRFTIPLRKAKNMIEAGEIGDLEYIYAISEYVKPPTFLEGLDMSWFLDVNKAGGGGFMDTAPHGIDSLLWLTRSEPKRVYAEIGSKIYGFPVDDIGTVVLEFKNGVISVLNAGWGNPRGYSYGLEIKYYILGKEGFLDIRTAYPDFTVYQDRAEKIYWERADVNTIVDSFLESIIKDKEPPITGEMAKKNLEIVLAAYESSRTGKTIKL; translated from the coding sequence ATGATAAATATCGGGATAATTAGTTATGCTCACCCCCACGCATTAAGATATGGCACTACATTTGCCTCTAATCCCAAGTCAAGACTTTATGCAATTTCTGGAGATGGTTCGAACAGTGATGTAGCAAAAGCCGAATCAGAGAAGCTCAAGGCAAAGTTCTACTCAAATCATGAACAACTCCTAAGAGATAAGAAAGTTGACGCAGTTTATATAGCAATTGAGACCTACAGGCACAAAGAAATTGCCATAAAGGCTGCAGAAGAAGGCAAACACATACTTCTTGAAAAACCCATTGCTTTGACCTTGAAAGATGCCGATGATATCATTAAAGCAACGAAGAAAGCGGATGTAAAGCTAATGGTACCTTTTAACCCGAGATTTACAATTCCCCTTAGAAAAGCCAAAAACATGATAGAGGCAGGGGAAATCGGTGATCTTGAATACATATATGCAATTTCAGAATACGTTAAACCACCAACATTCTTAGAGGGACTTGATATGAGCTGGTTCCTAGATGTAAATAAAGCTGGTGGCGGTGGCTTTATGGACACTGCACCCCATGGGATAGACTCCCTGTTATGGCTCACAAGAAGTGAGCCAAAAAGAGTATATGCCGAGATAGGTTCAAAAATATATGGTTTCCCTGTGGACGATATAGGTACTGTAGTCCTAGAATTCAAGAATGGAGTTATTTCGGTCCTCAACGCTGGGTGGGGTAACCCCAGAGGGTATTCTTATGGCTTGGAAATTAAATATTATATCTTAGGAAAGGAAGGATTTCTAGATATTAGAACCGCCTATCCAGATTTTACAGTCTACCAAGACAGAGCAGAGAAAATTTATTGGGAAAGAGCAGATGTTAACACCATCGTGGATTCCTTTTTGGAATCTATAATAAAGGATAAGGAGCCCCCCATAACGGGAGAAATGGCCAAGAAAAACTTAGAAATAGTTTTAGCAGCATATGAATCATCAAGAACCGGCAAAACAATTAAATTATAA
- a CDS encoding sulfite exporter TauE/SafE family protein — MKEIVFLLLALFGGFVGSLMSGGSLITLFILTLLEVPIKMAVGTLKMAIAILTLVSSIIYLKNGVLKNMRSVYILTFSSILGSYLGSFFLLAIPEEPAKIVVAGFLLIGAYFTLSREEEKGPRLKGNLWQAVVGLTIGFYIGVLGIASTLILISAIHLFFSLDMLEANAVAKIIIFVNNFIAFLNYASQDSVNYSFGILLSFPIIIGSWVGAKTAIKIGPKKLKVVFFITVLLTVFKILQELLLL, encoded by the coding sequence ATGAAGGAAATAGTATTCTTATTGCTTGCACTTTTTGGAGGCTTTGTGGGATCTTTGATGAGCGGTGGGAGTTTAATCACGCTATTTATTCTTACTCTTTTAGAAGTGCCTATTAAAATGGCTGTGGGGACATTAAAAATGGCGATAGCTATCTTAACTCTTGTTTCTTCGATAATTTACCTCAAGAATGGAGTATTAAAAAATATGAGGTCTGTTTACATATTGACATTCTCTTCCATTTTGGGCTCTTATTTAGGAAGTTTCTTTTTGCTTGCTATCCCAGAGGAACCTGCTAAGATCGTTGTAGCAGGATTCCTCTTGATTGGTGCGTATTTTACCTTAAGTAGAGAAGAAGAGAAAGGTCCGAGACTTAAGGGCAATCTGTGGCAGGCAGTAGTGGGATTAACAATTGGGTTTTATATTGGGGTCTTGGGAATAGCATCTACCCTTATACTAATTTCTGCAATTCACTTATTTTTCTCTCTGGATATGCTAGAGGCAAATGCTGTCGCTAAGATTATCATTTTCGTCAATAATTTCATTGCGTTTTTGAATTATGCTTCCCAAGACAGTGTTAACTATTCCTTTGGTATTCTGCTATCTTTTCCCATCATTATAGGGTCATGGGTTGGTGCTAAAACTGCAATAAAAATTGGCCCAAAGAAGCTCAAAGTAGTATTTTTCATAACGGTTTTATTAACTGTTTTTAAGATTTTACAAGAATTACTGCTGCTTTAG